The Candidatus Methylomirabilota bacterium nucleotide sequence GCCCCGCCGCTCGCCCGCGTGGCCGAGGCCGAGCTCTTTCCGCACGTGGCCAGGCACGCGCGCCGTACGGTCAACCCGCCCGATGACACGTGGGTCGCCTTCGGCCCGGACCGCCGCGGCTACAAGAAGGCCCAGCACTACAAGGTCGCCATCTCTCGCCACTGCGTGCGGTTGCTCTTCGAGGTCGGCCCCGAGTACGCCGACAAGCGCGCGTGGGTGGCCGCCTGGAAGCGCCAGGCTCCGCGCCTGGCCGCCCGCCTCCGGAAGGCTGCCGGCCTGGAATGGTTCAAGAACGAGCACGACGAAGAGCCCGCCGCCGCGCTCGCGGACCTCGATCCGGCCGCCCTGAAGGGTCTGGGGGAGGAGCTCGTGCGGACGCGGGATGGCCAGGTGGTCCTCGGGCGGCGCATCGAGGCGACGACGGCGGTGAAGTGGCAGGGTCCCGACTACCTGAAGGCGGCCCTCGATACGTTCACGGCGCTCAGTGAGTGCTTCCGGCTGCGCTGAGGACGCGCCCCGGGTGACCCTGGAGGAAGCGCTCGACCAGCTCCGATCCGGCCCGGCGTCGACCCGCCGGGCGGCGCTCGAGGTGATCGCGGCGGCCGGAGATGCCCGGGTCACCGCGCCGGTGGCGGCGTGCCTTCACGCCGACGATCCGGAGACGGTCGCCCTCGCGGAGGCGACCCTGTGGCGCATCTGGAGCCGCTCCGGCGAGTCGGCGGTCGATCGGCTGTTCGCCGAAGGACTCGCCGCCATGGAGAAGCAGGACTGGCTCGGCGCGGTCACCCTTTTCGGCCGGGTGATCGAGGCGGCTCCCGGATTTGTCGAGGGCTGGAACAAGCGCGCCACCGCGCGCTATCTGGCCGAGCACTACGCGTCGGCTGTCGCCGACTGCGAGGAAGTCGTGCGGCGGAATCCGCATCACTTCGGGGCGCTGGCGGGCCAGGGGCTGTGCCACGCCGCGCTCGGTCAATACGCCGAGGCCGCGCGGTGCTTCCGGCGCGCGCTGGCCATCCATCCCCGGCTGGAGGCCGTCCGCCAGAACCTCGCCCGCGTCCAGCAGACACTGGTCCGCGGCAACGGCCACGTCCAGGTCTCGTGAACGCCGTGGCTCCTCGTGGACCAGGACTGGGGGTCCACCGGGAGGCGCGGGGTGTCGCGGGTTTTTACCGAGGCTGAGATCGCCGCACTCTGAGCGGCTCTGGAGCAAGTCATGGCGAAGTGGACGGTCTTCCCCGATGGGACCGAGCCCCCGCGAGCCGCGAGGCAGCTGGCCGAGCAGGTGGAGCAGGATGGCGGGCATGTCCTGAGCCTGTATCAGGAGCCGCTCAAGGAGGCCTGGCACCTCTTCGCCTTGCTTCCGATCGACCACGTCAAGGCCACGCCCTACCAGCGGGACCTCTCGAAACCTCATGTCAAGCGGCTCACCGAGGTGATGAGGAAGCTCGGGCGCTTCGTGGACCCCATCGTGGCGGTCTCCACCGGCCCCGGCGCTTACTGGACACCGAACGGCAACCACCGCCGAGAGGCCGCCCTGAAGCTCAAGGCCGACTACATCCCGGCCATCCTGATCCCGGAGACGGAAGTCTCCTTCCAGATCCTGGCGCTCAACACCGAGAAGGCGCACAACGTCAGAGAGAAATCGCTCGAGGTCATCCGGATGTATCGGGGCCTGATCGAGCAAGCGGGCCAGGCGACCGAGGAGGATTACGCGTTCCAGTTCGAGGCGCCCTACTTCATCACGCTCGGCCTCCTCTACGAGGCCAAGCCGCGGTTCGCCGGCGGAGCCTTCGCGCCGCTTCTCCGCCGCGTCGACCGTTTCCTCAAGCAGCCGATCAAGAAGGCGTATGCCGAGCGGGAGCGGCGGGCCGCGCTGGTCCGGGCGGCCGACGAGGTCTTGAGCGACGTGGTCGCCAAGATCAAGAAACGCGGGATCAACCATCCCTACGTGAAGAACTACGTCCTCGCCCGCACGACGCCCCTCAGCCGGGCCCGGAAGACCCTGCCGTCCTTCGATCAGACCTTCGAGCGCCTGCAGGAGAACCTGGAGAAGTTCGACCCGGCCAAGGTTCGCCTGGACGAGATCGCCCGCTCGGCCGTCTTCGCCGCCCCGGCGACGTGAGGAGGGGGAAGGTCTGAGCCGAGAAGACCCTGGCGGGCCAGGACGTCAAACCGAGGGAGCCACATCCAGAGTCCGAGGAGGCGACCATGGCACGTCGCTGGGTCCCGCTGTCGCTCGCGGGCGCGCTGCTCTTGCTGGCCGGCTGTTACGTGGCGGCCCCGCCACCCGCTCCGCCTCCCCCGCCCGCCGTCCAGGTGCCGCCCCCGGCCCCACCACCGCAGGTGG carries:
- a CDS encoding DUF1054 family protein yields the protein MPIEPFTAKDFQIFAIPGFAERMAAIRSQIQPKLDTFGLTLAPPLARVAEAELFPHVARHARRTVNPPDDTWVAFGPDRRGYKKAQHYKVAISRHCVRLLFEVGPEYADKRAWVAAWKRQAPRLAARLRKAAGLEWFKNEHDEEPAAALADLDPAALKGLGEELVRTRDGQVVLGRRIEATTAVKWQGPDYLKAALDTFTALSECFRLR
- a CDS encoding tetratricopeptide repeat protein gives rise to the protein MTLEEALDQLRSGPASTRRAALEVIAAAGDARVTAPVAACLHADDPETVALAEATLWRIWSRSGESAVDRLFAEGLAAMEKQDWLGAVTLFGRVIEAAPGFVEGWNKRATARYLAEHYASAVADCEEVVRRNPHHFGALAGQGLCHAALGQYAEAARCFRRALAIHPRLEAVRQNLARVQQTLVRGNGHVQVS
- a CDS encoding ParB N-terminal domain-containing protein → MAKWTVFPDGTEPPRAARQLAEQVEQDGGHVLSLYQEPLKEAWHLFALLPIDHVKATPYQRDLSKPHVKRLTEVMRKLGRFVDPIVAVSTGPGAYWTPNGNHRREAALKLKADYIPAILIPETEVSFQILALNTEKAHNVREKSLEVIRMYRGLIEQAGQATEEDYAFQFEAPYFITLGLLYEAKPRFAGGAFAPLLRRVDRFLKQPIKKAYAERERRAALVRAADEVLSDVVAKIKKRGINHPYVKNYVLARTTPLSRARKTLPSFDQTFERLQENLEKFDPAKVRLDEIARSAVFAAPAT